In Mugil cephalus isolate CIBA_MC_2020 chromosome 20, CIBA_Mcephalus_1.1, whole genome shotgun sequence, the following are encoded in one genomic region:
- the LOC124998000 gene encoding zona pellucida sperm-binding protein 3-like, translating to MENLFFWVSLLVGFFLSEVCNRSSFAFPQNAFLQRPQLLLSQSSVSTVHEQQKESEQVNTVRVICHSDSLEIRIEADMFAVGAPVKGEDLHLGVDDHKFCSPSASVGTEYRIVVGLMDCGTKHWMTEDSLVYTNLLVYSPMTSPHGILWLDEAVIPIECHYERKYSLSSSSLMPTWIPFISTQAAVESLEFDLRLMTSDWQFERSNNVFYLSEPINIEASVRVRNHMDLRVFVSSCVATLNPDMYSHPSYIFIENGCLVDSKLAGSKAHFVPRRNDNKLHLVIDAFRFHSDDRGEVYITCHLNALPVNDAAALNKACTFENGRWRSADGNDFLCGYCQNQNEHDQIFSEPRSSEPFGFRGFGKPVKPKPLWRSELKANLVWEQDARVGPVLVLPLQKSGRIPVEELPAILHKLGRPVLYGSQWRSGINDVEKGLPDLLSSKLDLKETTDGRSGHNVEDAGKPSVPQKVAPEFTVEAALDNVTAGNDEGSPTLQFKVTTLGNATATETGPYSNDPKK from the exons ATggagaatttgtttttttgggtgtCCCTCCTTGTTGGATTCTTTCTGTCAGAAGTCTGTAATAGGTCATCTTTTGCATTTccacaaaatgcttttttacAAAGACCTCAGCTTCTACTAAGCCAGAGCTCTGTAAGCACTGTGCATGAGCAGCAAAAGGAGTCTGAGCAGGTCAATACTGTCAGGGTGATCTGCCATTCAGACTCACTGGAGATCAGAATCGAAGCTGACATGTTTGCTGTGGGAGCACCTGTCAAAGGGGAGGACTTGCACCTTGGAGTGGATGACCATAAATTTTGCAGTCCTTCAGCTTCTGTAGGAACTGAATACAGAATTGTTGTTGGACTAATGGACTGTGGAACCAAGCATTGG ATGACTGAAGATTCTCTAGTCTACACAAACCTCCTCGTGTACTCCCCCATGACCTCTCCTCATGGGATACTTTGGTTAGATGAAGCTGTAATTCCAATTGAGTGCCACTATGAAAG GAAGTACAGTTTGTCTAGTTCTTCGCTCATGCCAACCTGGATCCCCTTCATATCTACccaggctgcagtggaaagttTGGAGTTTGACTTGAGACTAATGACAA GTGACTGGCAATTTGAAAGGAGCAATAATGTGTTCTACCTCAGTGAGCCCATCAACATTGAAGCCTCTGTCAGAGTTAGAAATCATATGGATCTTCGAGTGTTTGTGAGCAGCTGTGTGGCAACACTTAACCCAGACATGTACTCGCATCCAAGTTATATCTTCATTGAGAATGG GTGTTTGGTTGACTCGAAGCTTGCAGGTTCAAAAGCCCACTTTGTACCCAGAAGAAATGATAACAAGCTCCACTTGGTTATTGATGCCTTTAGGTTTCACAGTGATGACAGAGGAGAG GTGTACATCACATGTCACTTAAATGCTTTACCAGTAAATGATGCGGCAGCATTGAATAAAGCATGCACTTTTGAAAATGGAAG GTGGCGCTCAGCTGATGGTAATGACTTCCTGTGTGGGTATTGTCAAAACCAAAATGAACATGACCAAATTTTCAGTGAACCTAGAAGCTCTGAACCATTTGGTTTTCGTGGGTTTGGGAAACCAGTGAAACCTAAGCCCCTATGGAGAAGTGAACTGAAGGCCAATCTGG TTTGGGAACAGGATGCAAGAGTGGGTCCAGTCCTGGTTTTGCCACTGCAGAAAAGTGGACGCATACCTGTCGAAGAGCTCCCTGCCATTCTCCATAAACTAGGCAGACCTGTACTATATGGCAGCCAGTGGCGAAGTGGAATAAATG ATGTGGAGAAGGGACTGCCTGATCTTCTGTCCTCAAAACTAGACCTTAAGGAGACAACAGATGGAAGAAGTGGACACAATGTTGAAG ATGCAGGAAAACCCTCTGTGCCTCAGAAAGTAGCTCCCGAGTTCACAGTGGAGGCAGCTCTGGACAACGTCACAGCAGGCAATGATGAGGGCAGCCCCACCTTGCAGTTTAAAGTGACAACTCTGGGAAATGCCACTGCTACAGAAACAGGCCCATATTCAAATGACCCAAAGAAATAA